Within Solea solea chromosome 1, fSolSol10.1, whole genome shotgun sequence, the genomic segment GATTACAAAATAAAGCTACATGATTCTGTTAATCCTGCTTGAGTGAATTTTTCCCAAAAAGGtactgaaatgaaataacttccATATTATCCTTGTATTACCAGACTGATGTCGTGTTGTAAacatagactgtgtataaaaatagACGTAGTCTTCTGGTCGCAAAACAAACCTTTTGACCTCTGTCATGTCAGTTTTTACAACCAGATATCGACAGATGTCATGTGACaccaggcacctattggatgataccagctgtcaatcacactggtgtcaaaTTACAAGTGCTTTGCTTTATTTATGTGCAtgttcctctaaatgggaacatcatttacacaactgacatcatgttctgttggAGACCCGTAACAAATgagtgagaccattaactcctccaTTAACTCCTGTTCCTTGTTGGaatttataaatcaagtgagaagtaggatCGTTTTTCTACAGACTGTAACTCAAACAGCAGAGTTTGCCCACTGTTGGATCATATGCTACTCTTTGGGCTCCACTTTTCAAACTGTAGGACTTTGTCCATTTTAATCTACATTCTATGGCTGAAAAGGATGTTTAcatgaacatatttaaacacataAGTCTTTGTGTAAAAATGGAAGTAGTCTAGTGCTAGTGATTGCAAATTGAACGGCCCTTTCGAATGTTTTTTCAAACATCTTGAGCTTTAAAGGTCACACTGTCCTCAGGTCACAGAGTTTAGTGCTTTAGTTTGCCAGAATCCACAGAGGATACAAGTTCGTCTCCTGGCAAACAAGTAAAACACCATTTCGGTGTGAGTCTGTACCAACACTGGTAAAGTCCTTTCCACCCCAGGTAGCCCAAAGCTCCCCCCAGCTGCTGGGAGGGGAACTTTGGAAAGTGTGCgagcaaacacagcagcaggagcatCCACACAGCGAGAAGAGTTACACACAGGAGGAAGATAAATCTCAACGGGCCTCCCGGTGATTCCTGCTGGAGCTTCGCTTTAGATATGTGAGCGCCAAAGACTGACAGTTCCTCCACCAGCAGCAGACAGCACAAGCAGAGGATGAGGACGTCCTGCGAAACTTCGTAACCCCTCCACATCATGTTGGCTCTGAGGCAGGAGGCCTTGGTCTGCTCCtcgtggaggagcagcagcggtACACCCGCGGAGCTCTGGGCGTCACCCTGCGCGAGGGCCATGGGTTCATAACAGGTCCCTGTTGCATCCTCCAGCAGGGTGAGGAGACGCTGGCACCCCCACCAGAGCAAACCCACCACCCCTAACCGTGAGAGGTGGCGgagcgaaagagagagggagcgtcGGGccgagagggagaggaggaggatgaaggaagCGGTGAAGACCCAGGTCCAACCCCAGGTGGATCTCAGGAACTTCCTGTGATGGAGAGATGAGTTGTGATTATACCTCACCTATACAAGTGGTGTAtataatttctgccaataaaaactcttaaatattacacattaaAATCTTTACATTGCATTACATGACAGGTcttttagcagacgcttttatccaaagcaacttacaattagtgtatttcaacatttgggtacaaacaagagctttAATCTTTAAAATCCATACTTGAAGGGTGAAGTTGCAAAGTGAAACAAGGTGAAAATCTTTAATCCCATTCAAGAGTATAATAGGAGAATAGGAGAGGACTTCAGACTGCAGGAAACATGAAAAGCCCTACTCAGAGCTagagtttgatttgattgtttCAGTGCATAGAGGGTGATATAACTCCATGTCATATAAAAAGTTTATTCTATTCTACATTGgccttttaaaatgacattgattTGCATGAagcacacttttgttttgattgcccgatatgtgacaaaaacacatacagcCGCAATGCATCctgtaaaaaacaacatctaATATGtctaatgataataaatagTTACACACTAAAAGTGAAATATGTTTTAGTTTCACCCAACTTTACTTAGGATTGAATCCACCACAATGTAAAGCATTGATTACACTGTGACCATTGATAAACTCCCCCTAAATAGCAGAAATATGGTCAAATATTGCAGAACACAATTTCACAGATGACGCACAGCTGAAACAACTCTAGAAtgagtaaataaacaaaaacatgaaaaaaattaCAGATCTTGTCAGACCTAAGGATCTAAACTGATTATATTCATGTTGTGATGTTGTACAGTGTATCCTCGTGTTGTGAGGACACACGACTGACACACTTATACCTGAAAATCCTGCTCATCTCTGTTTAGTATCAACGTCTCACATCTAAAGTGTTCTACACGATCACCCATTCACAGCCAAAAAGACAAGTCGGCACAGATTCTCACCTGTACAGGTAATGGTGGCTGTTGGCAAAGATGCTGAACTTTGACACCCAGAGACTGAGTGCAGGCCCGAACAGCACCAGCACAGACAGCATGAGGTGAAAATGTCCTTTAACCACTTGACTTCCCAAAACTGTGGCCAGCAGGTTTGTTCCAGATTCCAGGGCAGCATCCAGGACTCTGAGGAGGAACTTCCCTGGAAGTGTCAACTCCTTCGCCACGTTGTGCAACTTCTCCAAGGTGACGCCTGCCTGCGCGAGGCCATTCAAGGACGTTCCCGTCTTCAGCTCCATGTTCCTCTGGTCCACTTGTCTTCTCAAGGACACCTCTGGTGATTttgacagatttcttttttgGTGTCCCTGAGTCTGCCTCGCTGTCTTTTGACTGAAAgtcacagcagctcctgtgtgggACGTTCCTTCTTTATCACTGTCAGACGTGCAGGACGAGCacatgttttataaaaataCAACCCATCTGCTCCTTTCCCCTCTGCAGCCCCTCCCTCTGCCCAAACACAGACTAAAAGTGGAGACATggttaaagctgctgctgctgctctgacccCATTCTTCTCAACAACAATCTGACACCAGTCCAACATGTaagctccctccctccctcgctgaCTCGCCTTTATTCCCTACATTCTTCACATCAGCTGCTGGAGCCCATTAGGATACTcagatttattcatttgttttactgCTGCCAGTCTACATTTGGTTTCATAGACAGCTGCATTTCATCCACAGCATGTTCACTTCTTTTATTTGCATGCCCCAGTCCTCAGGCCAGAGCCTCTTAAAGCTCTCAAATGGAATAAATTTAGTCTTTGCATGAACTTCATGCTCAGAAAAACACTGCTGGAGGACATGTATGCGGAACTCTGTCTCTGCAgatctaactttaatctcaagTAGCATCACAATTTAACACTATAATAGTAACATGCCATTCTGATGACTGTACTTAATGACTCCACATTTACAAACTaccttgttttccttttgcagATAATGAAAAACCCTGTGCCTGAGACTTTAATGATCCAATCATGAGGTTTTTTGGTAGGAAGCAAACCCGTATTAAGCAGGAACAATAAGTGTAATTGAATCCAGACATGCCACTGAATCTCAGTCTAATTTTAGAGCACTTACTGCATTGGTCATCACAACGACCTTTAGGCGACTTTGCTTTGGTTCCCGCAGCAGCTAAAAGTGTCAGCTGTGTGCCATTTGCTCCTGATAAAAGCAGATCTGTCTGTTAAGAGttggaagaaaaaggaaactcATGTGATGTCCATGAGAAGTTTACTTTCACCGTACAAATTATGAAACTGAGGCAATTTTTTTTGCAGATAAAGCTTGAAAGTGATTTTTATTACCATTTCCTTGTGgaatatgtaaataaagaatTTATTGCAACTGTAAAATAATCTGAGAGAGATTCTGGCTTTGATAGAAGCACCTGAAAATTGCATGAACAGATCCTCACCCAGCTGCAGTTCTTTACTTTTGTCTTTGTGACTAAACAACTGACAATAttaacttattttaattattattattggctcAGGGCTTGTATTTACAGAGTTGAGTGCTGATGCAGGATAAGTCTACTTCAGGCCAGGAGTTTCTTCAGACCTGAGACGTCACGTGAACATTATTGAGAGACGGGACAGTTATACTAACAGTGTGTGGACAAACCTGGTCAGCAAACAGAGCTGAGCAAGAGGAAGTCAGTGGGGGAAACTCAACAAATCTACACGATAACAGCTTTAGTGTTTGGCAAATAAAGCACTgggctgttttctttctttttgttttgtatatctttaaatgtgaatatgacaGCCCCTGAAATTCACATCAGCACGCCAACAACAATCTAAAGACACtccctgaacacaacacatcatTAAAATACTATACATTTGTACACAATCATCCGCAGATTCCCTGCCATGTCCAACATTGATTCTTATATGGACTAGCATATCATTACTAAGTAGTTCTGAGCTTTTTTTTAGcttcagcacttttttttttgttaatttcagaccaaataaaaacctttgaataaaagaaaaagatacaaacaaaacaaaaaaacgttgTCCGTCTACATGTGCTCTGATCTCAAGGCTATGTCTTTCAACT encodes:
- the LOC131461059 gene encoding fat storage-inducing transmembrane protein 1, which gives rise to MCSSCTSDSDKEGTSHTGAAVTFSQKTARQTQGHQKRNLSKSPEVSLRRQVDQRNMELKTGTSLNGLAQAGVTLEKLHNVAKELTLPGKFLLRVLDAALESGTNLLATVLGSQVVKGHFHLMLSVLVLFGPALSLWVSKFSIFANSHHYLYRKFLRSTWGWTWVFTASFILLLSLSARRSLSLSLRHLSRLGVVGLLWWGCQRLLTLLEDATGTCYEPMALAQGDAQSSAGVPLLLLHEEQTKASCLRANMMWRGYEVSQDVLILCLCCLLLVEELSVFGAHISKAKLQQESPGGPLRFIFLLCVTLLAVWMLLLLCLLAHFPKFPSQQLGGALGYLGWKGLYQCWYRLTPKWCFTCLPGDELVSSVDSGKLKH